The following proteins come from a genomic window of Triticum aestivum cultivar Chinese Spring chromosome 6A, IWGSC CS RefSeq v2.1, whole genome shotgun sequence:
- the LOC123128699 gene encoding protein SMAX1-like translates to MRAYSAAPPAAVSLPSAAAPPLTPDAAAVLSRAAGDASRRRHAHTTPLHAAAALLSGPAPLLRDACVAGLASPHPLRCRALDLCFAVALDRLPTSTEHHHGGHVDGAGFRGGPQPPPLSNALSAALKRAYAHHRRIGGSPVEPAGGDDHRVGVPHLVLAILDDPSVARVMREASFSSTAVKAAMLRSLSDPAAPDSGVYVSATRSLQHRQAPINRDEEVAKVVDVLKRAKKRNPVLVGDTADVDAVVQEVVAMIQRQRLGNARVIEFGNLADMDRSELVAKIRELGEAITSELLAPAMVSQTAGVVVNLGNLQWLVEERCAVAFGEPQETRREVVLDTARAAVAEMARVLEHSGGEGERRRVWVIGTATCATYLKCQVYHPALESEWDIQAVPITPRPPQPPSLGLSPSAGVNRGILSSSVEVLSSAMTGATTHRPATGMCNACVDGYERERADMQCADAASSLNPTEKTMSRWLQIGTPASARPQPIVGFQDKARDADELWRRWLDRCAQLHSHGRPPAVTCSEWNGASVIGSMHATLPVRPSAPARGTVVDTDLALGTPVPSMTPAPASASAWDTDEKVLAKRLTEAVRWQPEAAAAVADTIVKARFGGGKRRRVGPKADTWVLFAGADMVGKRRMAEALSVAIFGAGPVTVRLGCATTGDVDGGEESVVSCRGRTALDRVAETVRDNPFRVVVLDDLDHTDDVVHGAIVHAVESGQLTDSHGRDVALGSAIFIVMSSWSSSAPGQPTDSPWNLELRVRRHTTPKRRPEQELDGYRRVKPRKPLPLDLNLSMCDDHIDDDGEDSGGEGSRNSSSDLTVEHEQEYAQPPSAGTRSAQSNVHELIRAVDGTVVFRSVDFGPLKRSVSDVVSVKFGDAAGSGGWSVHMDAGVLDRLAGAAWTAAGASTATATSLESWADEVLCPSIRQLKRSLSSSDVNGATTVSLSAVEGIGRRRMDGDVLFPTSVTVAVDGN, encoded by the exons ATGAGAGCCTACTCGGCGGCACCGCCCGCGGCCGTCTCGCTGCCGTCGGCCGCGGCCCCGCCGCTCACCCCCGACGCGGCGGCCGTGCTGTCCCGCGCCGCGGGCGACGCGTCCAGGCGCCGCCACGCGCACACCACGCCGCTCCACGCGGCAGCTGCGCTGCTCTCCGGCCCGGCGCCGCTCCTCCGCGACGCCTGCGTCGCCGGCCTCGCTTCGCCGCACCCGCTCCGGTGCCGCGCGCTCGACCTCTGCTTCGCGGTGGCCCTTGACCGTCTGCCCACCTCCACGGAGCACCACCACGGCGGCCATGTCGACGGCGCCGGGTTCCGCGGCGGCCCGCAGCCCCCGCCGCTCTCCAACGCGCTCTCCGCCGCGCTCAAGCGCGCGTACGCGCACCACCGCCGCATCGGCGGCAGCCCCGTCGAGCCCGCCGGCGGCGACGACCACCGCGTCGGCGTGCCGCACCTTGTGCTTGCCATCCTTGACGACCCGTCCGTGGCTCGCGTCATGCGCGAGGCCTCCTTCTCCAGCACCGCCGTCAAGGCGGCCATGCTCCGGTCCCTCTCCGACCCCGCAGCCCCTGACTCCGGCGTCTATGTCAGCGCCACCAGGTCGCTGCAGCACCGGCAGGCGCCGATCAACCGGGACGAGGAGGTGGCCAAGGTCGTGGACGTGCTGAAAAGGGCCAAGAAGCGCAACCCGGTGCTCGTCGGTGACACGGCGGACGTGGACGCCGTCGTGCAGGAGGTCGTCGCGATGATCCAACGCCAGCGCCTCGGCAATGCGCGGGTCATCGAATTCGGCAACCTGGCAGACATGGATAGGTCAGAGCTGGTCGCCAAGATCAGGGAGCTCGGCGAAGCGATCACATCGGAGCTACTGGCACCGGCGATGGTGTCACAGACCGCTGGTGTCGTGGTCAACCTCGGGAACCTCCAATGGCTCGTGGAGGAAAGATGCGCGGTCGCCTTCGGCGAGCCGCAGGAAACGAGGAGGGAGGTGGTGCTCGACACGGCGCGCGCCGCGGTGGCCGAGATGGCACGCGTGCTGGAGCACTCCGGCGGCGAAGGCGAGCGGCGCCGCGTCTGGGTGATCGGCACGGCGACGTGCGCCACGTATCTCAAGTGCCAGGTGTACCACCCGGCGCTGGAGAGCGAGTGGGACATCCAGGCGGTGCCCATCACGCCGAGACCACCGCAGCCGCCGTCGCTCGGGCTCTCTCCGAG TGCTGGAGTCAATCGAGGCATCCTGAGCAGCTCGGTGGAGGTGTTGTCGTCGGCGATGACCGGTGCAACGACGCACAGGCCGGCGACGGGCATGTGCAACGCCTGCGTGGACGGCTACGAGCGGGAGCGCGCCGACATGCAGTGTGCTGATGCGGCGAGCTCCCTCAACCCCACCGAGAAGACCATGTCGCGGTGGCTGCAGATCGGGACGCCGGCCAGCGCACGGCCGCAGCCCATCGTTGGTTTTCAGGACAAGGCGCGGGACGCAGATGAGCTGTGGCGTCGGTGGCTGGACCGGTGCGCGCAGCTGCACTCCCACGGCCGGCCGCCGGCGGTTACGTGCTCCGAGTGGAACGGCGCGAGTGTTATCGGCAGCATGCATGCGACGCTGCCGGTCAGGCCATCGGCGCCGGCTAGAGGCACGGTGGTGGACACCGACCTCGCCCTGGGGACGCCGGTGCCTTCGATGACGCCGGCACCGGCATCAGCATCGGCATGGGACACGGACGAAAAGGTGCTCGCTAAACGGCTCACGGAGGCGGTGAGATGGCAACCGGAGGCTGCGGCTGCGGTGGCTGATACGATCGTGAAGGCCAGGTTCGGCGGCGGAAAGCGGCGACGAGTAGGGCCAAAGGCCGACACGTGGGTCCTCTTCGCCGGTGCCGACATGGTCGGGAAGAGGAGGATGGCCGAGGCGCTCTCCGTGGCGATCTTTGGCGCCGGCCCCGTCACTGTGCGCCTCGGCTGTGCAACAACCGGCGACGTCGACGGCGGGGAAGAATCCGTCGTGTCGTGCCGCGGAAGGACGGCGCTGGACCGCGTGGCTGAGACCGTACGAGACAACCCGTTCCGCGTCGTGGTGCTCGATGACCTCGACCACACCGACGATGTCGTGCACGGTGCCATCGTGCACGCCGTCGAGTCCGGCCAGCTCACGGACTCACACGGCCGAGACGTCGCCCTCGGCAGCGCCATCTTCATCGTCATGTCAAGCTGGTCGTCGTCCGCGCCGGGTCAACCCACCGACTCGCCGTGGAACCTGGAGCTCCGTGTCCGGCGGCACACGACGCCGAAGCGGAGGCCCGAGCAGGAGCTCGACGGATACCGGCGCGTGAAACCACGCAAACCGCTCCCGCTTGACCTGAACTTGTCCATGTGCGACGATCACATCGACGACGACGGCGAGGACAGCGGCGGCGAGGGCTCACGTAACTCGTCCAGCGACCTGACGGTGGAGCACGAGCAGGAGTACGCGCAACCGCCCTCGGCCGGCACGCGCTCGGCACAGTCCAATGTGCACGAGCTCATCCGAGCCGTCGACGGGACAGTGGTGTTCAGATCAGTCGACTTCGGGCCTCTCAAACGGAGCGTCTCCGACGTGGTATCGGTCAAGTTCGGCGACGCCGCCGGCAGTGGCGGGTGGTCCGTGCACATGGACGCCGGCGTGCTGGACAGGCTGGCCGGTGCCGCGTGGACGGCGGCAGGAGCGTCGACCGCCACGGCCACGTCGTTGGAGTCGTGGGCGGACGAGGTGCTGTGCCCTAGCATACGGCAGCTGAAGCGTAGCTTGAGCAGCAGCGACGTCAACGGTGCAACGACGGTGAGCTTGTCGGCCGTGGAAGGCATTGGCCGTCGAAGAATGGACGGCGATGTACTATTCCCGACGTCGGTGACGGTCGCCGTCGACGGAAATTGA